In Daucus carota subsp. sativus chromosome 4, DH1 v3.0, whole genome shotgun sequence, one DNA window encodes the following:
- the LOC108192321 gene encoding two-component response regulator-like APRR9 isoform X1 has protein sequence MFLLLMIVSLIGKSLRGCSRSLHSRLWRVEAALSSIWDWMERKAALWNLIGLFYAWDEWISASEETQGLLTILIYIGVLTIDPSLVLIVLKQTSSALRKIPVVIMSSENIMSRIDRCLEQGAEDFLVKPVKLSDVERLKDYMLKGQGEDDKVKAAYKRKLQEDDPSSQSLSKRPPLVN, from the exons ATGTTCTTGCTGTTGATGATAGTCTCGTTGATAGGAAAGTCATTGAGAGGTTGCTCAAGATCTCTTCAT TCACGGCTGTGGAGAGTGGAAGCAGCGCTCTCCAGTATCTGGGATTGGATGGAGAGAAAAGCAGCTCTGTGGAATTTGATCGG ACTATTCTATGCCTGGGATGAGTGGATATCAGCTTCTGAAGAAACTCAAGGTTTGTTGACCATTCTTATTTATATAGGAGTTTTGACCATAGATCCAAGTTTGGTGTTGATTGTCTTGAAGCAGACATCTTCAGCGCTGCGAAAGATTCCTGTGGTGATCATGTCTTCCGAGAATATTATGAGTCGAATCGATAG ATGCTTGGAACAAGGGGCAGAGGATTTTCTAGTAAAGCCGGTGAAGCTTTCAGATGTGGAGCGTTTGAAGGATTACATGCTCAAAGGACAAGGAGAAGACGATAAGGTGAAGGCAGCATACAAGagaaagcttcaagaagatgatCCATCTTCACAATCGCTATCGAAGCGACCACCATTAGTCAACTGA
- the LOC108192321 gene encoding two-component response regulator ARR5 isoform X2, translating into MPQTKELLHVLAVDDSLVDRKVIERLLKISSCKVTAVESGSSALQYLGLDGEKSSSVEFDRVNLIITDYSMPGMSGYQLLKKLKTSSALRKIPVVIMSSENIMSRIDRCLEQGAEDFLVKPVKLSDVERLKDYMLKGQGEDDKVKAAYKRKLQEDDPSSQSLSKRPPLVN; encoded by the exons ATGCCTCAAACCAAAGAGCTGCTGCATGTTCTTGCTGTTGATGATAGTCTCGTTGATAGGAAAGTCATTGAGAGGTTGCTCAAGATCTCTTCATGTAAAG TCACGGCTGTGGAGAGTGGAAGCAGCGCTCTCCAGTATCTGGGATTGGATGGAGAGAAAAGCAGCTCTGTGGAATTTGATCGG GTGAATCTGATAATAACAGACTATTCTATGCCTGGGATGAGTGGATATCAGCTTCTGAAGAAACTCAAG ACATCTTCAGCGCTGCGAAAGATTCCTGTGGTGATCATGTCTTCCGAGAATATTATGAGTCGAATCGATAG ATGCTTGGAACAAGGGGCAGAGGATTTTCTAGTAAAGCCGGTGAAGCTTTCAGATGTGGAGCGTTTGAAGGATTACATGCTCAAAGGACAAGGAGAAGACGATAAGGTGAAGGCAGCATACAAGagaaagcttcaagaagatgatCCATCTTCACAATCGCTATCGAAGCGACCACCATTAGTCAACTGA
- the LOC108192321 gene encoding two-component response regulator ARR5 isoform X3: MPQTKELLHVLAVDDSLVDRKVIERLLKISSFTAVESGSSALQYLGLDGEKSSSVEFDRVNLIITDYSMPGMSGYQLLKKLKTSSALRKIPVVIMSSENIMSRIDRCLEQGAEDFLVKPVKLSDVERLKDYMLKGQGEDDKVKAAYKRKLQEDDPSSQSLSKRPPLVN; this comes from the exons ATGCCTCAAACCAAAGAGCTGCTGCATGTTCTTGCTGTTGATGATAGTCTCGTTGATAGGAAAGTCATTGAGAGGTTGCTCAAGATCTCTTCAT TCACGGCTGTGGAGAGTGGAAGCAGCGCTCTCCAGTATCTGGGATTGGATGGAGAGAAAAGCAGCTCTGTGGAATTTGATCGG GTGAATCTGATAATAACAGACTATTCTATGCCTGGGATGAGTGGATATCAGCTTCTGAAGAAACTCAAG ACATCTTCAGCGCTGCGAAAGATTCCTGTGGTGATCATGTCTTCCGAGAATATTATGAGTCGAATCGATAG ATGCTTGGAACAAGGGGCAGAGGATTTTCTAGTAAAGCCGGTGAAGCTTTCAGATGTGGAGCGTTTGAAGGATTACATGCTCAAAGGACAAGGAGAAGACGATAAGGTGAAGGCAGCATACAAGagaaagcttcaagaagatgatCCATCTTCACAATCGCTATCGAAGCGACCACCATTAGTCAACTGA